Proteins from a single region of Lampris incognitus isolate fLamInc1 chromosome 16, fLamInc1.hap2, whole genome shotgun sequence:
- the LOC130126268 gene encoding cytochrome c oxidase subunit 7A2, mitochondrial-like, with protein sequence MYRRLTGFGQLYKRTITSSARRQIDNMVKEKQRLFQEDNGIPVHLKGGSKDALLYRATMALTVFGSGYVVYELLNAAMPKKA encoded by the exons ATGTACAGACGACTAACG GGATTTGGCCAGCTGTACAAGCGGACCATCACCAGCAGTGCCCGCAGACAGATTGACAACATGGTCAAAGAAAAACAGAGGCTGTTtcag GAGGACAATGGTATTCCTGTTCATCTGAAGGGTGGTTCCAAGGATGCTCTTCTGTACAGAGCCACAATGGCTCTCACAGTTTTTG GCAGTGGCTACGTCGTATATGAGTTGTTGAATGCAGCAATGCCCAAGAAGGCATAG
- the LOC130126267 gene encoding cell cycle control protein 50A-like produces MMASSYSAKEEDGHHSGAPGHGGNGGVKSKKPDNTAFKQQRLPAWQPILTAGTVLPAFFVIGLLFIPIGIGLYVTSNNIKEFEIDYTGVETTSPCYNCAQNFSWNSTALCSCSVPFTLEQPFESNVFMYYGLSNFYQNHRRYVKSRDDSQLNGDKSSLKNPSKECEPYRTSDGLPIAPCGAIANSLFNDTLDLYYIDSNDTKTPIPLVKKGIAWWTDKHVKFRNPSGSSNNLTAAFQGTAKPVNWRKAVYELDPSDSDNNGFINEDFIVWMRTAALPTFRKLYRIIQKKPNMAPTLPSGKYVLEVTYNYPVRSFEGRKRVILSTISWMGGKNPFLGIAYITVGSVCFFLGVVLLIIHHKYDNRNNNADIPN; encoded by the exons ATGATGGCGTCCAGCTACAGCGCCAAGGAGGAGGACGGACACCACTCGGGTGCTCCGGGCCACGGTGGAAACGGAGGTGTCAAGAGCAAGAAGCCGGACAACACTGCCTTCAAACAGCAGAGACTGCCCGCCTGGCAACCGATCCTGACCGCGGGGACGGTCCTACCGGCCTTCTTCGTCATCGGGCTCCTCTTCATTCCCATCGGCATTGGCCTGTACGTCACGTCCAATAACATCAAGGAGTTCGAG ATTGATTACACCGGTGTGGAAACGACAAGTCCGTGCTACAATTGTGCTCAGAACTTCAGCTGGAACAGCACAGCGCTGTGCAGCTGTTCTGTTCCTTTTACCTTGGAACAACCATTTGAG AGCAATGTCTTTATGTACTACGGCTTGTCTAACTTCTATCAAAACCACAGACGCTATGTGAAGTCCAGGGACGACAGCCAATTAAATGGTGATAAGTCATCTTTGAAG AACCCAAGCAAGGAATGTGAGCCATACCGCACGAGTGATGGATTGCCTATTGCTCCATGTGGGGCTATTGCCAATAGTCTTTTCAATG ACACTCTGGATTTGTATTATATTGATTCCAATGATACCAAAACTCCCATTCCTCTGGTTAAGAAGGGCATCGCCTGGTGGACAGACAAACACGTGAAGTTCCGTAATCCCAGTGGGAGCAGCAATAACCTCACCGCTGCTTTCCAAG GTACAGCCAAGCCAGTGAACTGGAGGAAAGCAGTATATGAGTTGGACCCCTCAGATTCCGACAACAACGGGTTCATAAATGAGGATTTTATTGTGTGGATGCGCACAGCCGCCCTGCCCACTTTCCGCAAGCTCTACCGTATCATCCAGAAGAAGCCTAATATGGCCCCAACTCTGCCAAGTGGCAAATATGTCCTGGAAGTCACCTACA ATTATCCCGTACGTAGCTTTGAAGGGCGGAAGCGTGTGATCTTGagcaccatctcctggatgggtGGCAAGAACCCTTTCCTTGGCATTGCTTACATCACCGTGGGCTCAGTCTGCTTTTTTTTGGGTGTAGTTCTACTCATCATCCACCACAAATATGACAACCGCAACAACAATGCTGACATTCCCAACTAA